From a single Lolium rigidum isolate FL_2022 chromosome 7, APGP_CSIRO_Lrig_0.1, whole genome shotgun sequence genomic region:
- the LOC124677327 gene encoding uncharacterized protein LOC124677327, with protein MIHPTQLLLVLWSPARPMLGHTLGLREYDVKLRDSGLLAASKFAAMEGRFELLDKGPGPLEGGCAPVRSEFRKNSSGHLRLHRDNKEDRGLRPEPAGLMHPSLGRRTRRHPHGPRF; from the exons ATGATCCATCCTACTCAGCTCCTGCTAGTTTTGTGGTCGCCGGCACGGCCAATGCTAGGCCACACCCTGGGCTTGAGAGAATATGATGTGAAGCTGAGGGATTCAGGCCTCCTGGCCGCCTCAAAGTTCGCCGCCATGGAGGGCCGCTTCGAGCTCCTCGATAA AGGACCTGGCCCGCTGGAAGGAGGATGTGCCCCAGTTCGATCTGAATTCAGAAAAAATTCATCTGGACATCTCCGGCTGCACAG GGATAACAAGGAAGACAGAGGGTTGCGGCCGGAACCTGCGGGCCTGATGCATCCGTCACTTGGAAGGAGAACAAGGAGACATCCTCATGGTCCTAG GTTTTGA